One Hippoglossus stenolepis isolate QCI-W04-F060 chromosome 22, HSTE1.2, whole genome shotgun sequence DNA segment encodes these proteins:
- the mybpc1 gene encoding myosin-binding protein C, slow-type isoform X4: MPEPTKKDEMPNGQPEESVAPESNGAPMPLPEISLEVSPPPEAVAEGQEPVETVGKMPEPPEPEPLQAVEAQEQSPTENGSNQPQPGGVGVTEQAEAANSAVKEEPGPCSPPQLDDDHEAATTPSPTPQAEDANSVKKLSVDLPNDSVPVSAMGRKDSDGAVWSLGEGQNPDELDKPVVTPPLSTLLTEKPQGGTIPVGADISFVAKVECKDLLRKPTIKWFKGKWMDLASKTGKHLQLKETFDRLTKIHTFEMHIIKAKENYAGNYRCEVTYKDKFDSCSFDLEIKEAEQGSQNIDIRSAFKRSSEGQEDAGELDFSGLLKHREPKQQDDTPEVDVWDILKNARPDEYEKIAFMYGITDLRGLLRRMKKIPREEKKSEAFAKKLDPAYQADKGGKIRLVVDLADPTVDLKWYKNGQEIRPTPNQRKYIFEQKGTLRIMVINNCSLNDDAAYSVAAGDEKCSTELFVKELPVKIVRGIEAVKTTVNERIELECEVSEEGAQVKWMKNGVEVPTGVRSRYRVKSEGTKHFLVIDDASREDTGTYSIMATGGTSEAHVKVDLKPLKIFQDLQDITVKLGQPIKMHCEIFPGNIPGRWYRNGQLIQPNDRINIIQRNKVHRLEIGTCSLHDAGDYTFVPEGYSQSLSAKIHIIDPPRVHLDSLNLPENTMTIVAGNKLRLEIPITGEPVPRVVWMKGERVILESGNRVRAETYGDQTSLTIDITEREDTGKYKIVLQNEAGEATASIKIKVVDIPDPPEAPMVPVVGGDWCSMTWEPPKYDGGSPILGYFIERKKKQSSRWMRLNFDLIKELLFEPKKMIEGVPYEVRIFAVNAIGVSKPSEPSKAFTPLAVTSEPTMLVVDDVTDTSVTVKWRPPETIGAAGLDGYLVEYCIEGTDDWVTSNNELTEKTKHTITGLIPGTKILVRVKAMNAAGSSTPRTLQHSVMVKEVIEPPKIRVPRHLKQTYTRRVGEAVNLVVPFMGKPRPKVLWLKDGKPIEPSHVNIRNTDCDSIIFIRKAERSHSGKYEMAVQVDNHVDTAIIDIQIIDLPGPPQCVTIEDVWGGNVALVWTQPKDNGNAPIIGYTIQKADKKTMEWFTCIEHYHRTCITITELVVGNEYFFRIYSENMCGLSEAATQTKKSALIMKEGLQVKTPEYNDHDFKEAPKFTQPLINTAAVAGYNATLNCSVRANPRPKVIWMKNKIMIVDDPRYRMFSNQGVCTLEIRKPSPYDGGLYTCKAINDLGEAQVECKLEVKGGFTFYELMQRGVPLNLIDKYMSEVKVVEQEK, encoded by the exons ATGCCAGAGCCCACAAAGAAAG atGAGATGCCAAACGGCCAGCCAGAAG AAAGTGTTGCCCCAGAAAGTAACGGCGCTCCGATGCCGCTACCTGAGATTTCCCTTGAGGTTTCTCCCCCGCCAG AGGCGGTAGCAGAGGGGCAAGAGCCAGTAGAGACTGTTGGGAAGATGCCAGAGCCCCCAGAGCCTGAGCCGTTACAGGCTGTGGAGGCTCAGGAGCAGAGTCCCACTGAGAATGGCTCAAACCAACCACAGCCTGGTGGGGTTGGGGTGACAGAGCAAGCAGAGGCCGCTAACTCGGCTGTAAAGGAAGAGCCGGGCCCTTGCTCTCCCCCACAACTTG ATGACGATCATGAAGCAGCCACTACCCCATCCCCAACACCCCAAGCAG AGGATGCCAATTCAGTCAAGAAACTCTCAGTTGATCTGCCTA ATGATAGCGTCCCTGTGTCAGCCATGGGGAGAAAAGACTCAG ACGGAGCAGTGTGGTCTCTGGGAGAAGGCCAGAACCCGGATGAACTGGACAAGCCCGTTGTCACCCCGCCGCTGTCCACCCTGCTGACAGAGAAACCTCAAGGTGGCACCATCCCAGTGG GGGCCGACATCAGCTTCGTGGCCAAGGTGGAGTGCAAAGACCTCCTCCGCAAACCCACCATCAAGTGGTTCAAAGGAAAATGGATGGATCTGGCCAGCAAAACAGGGAAGCACCTGCAGCTGAAAGAGACCTTTGACCGACTCACCAAG ATCCACACATTTGAGATGCACATCATCAAGGCCAAAGAGAACTATGCCGGGAACTACAGGTGCGAGGTCACCTACAAGGACAAGTTTGACAGCTGCTCCTTTGACCTGGAAATTAAAG AAGCTGAGCAGGGCTCACAGAATATTGATATCCGATCAGCTTTCAAAAGAAG CAGTGAAGGACAAGAGGATGCAGGCGAGCTTGACTTTAGTGGTCTCCTTAAACATAG GGAGCCGAAACAGCAGGACGACACCCCAGAGGTGGATGTGTGGGATATCCTGAAGAACGCCCGGCCTGACGAGTACGAGAAGATCGCCTTCATGTACGGCATCACAGATCTGAGGGGTCtgctgaggaggatgaagaagatcccgagagaggagaagaagagcgaAG cTTTTGCAAAGAAGCTGGACCCGGCTTACCAGGCGGATAAAGGTGGGAAGATCCGCCTGGTGGTCGACCTCGCCGACCCCACTGTCGATCTGAAGTGGTACAAGAACGGACAGGAAATCAGGCCCACTCCCAA TCAAAGGAA GTATATTTTTGAGCAAAAGGGAACACTGAGGATTATGGTCATCAACAACTGCAGCCTGAACGACGACGCAGCCTAttctgtggctgcaggagaCGAGAAGTGCTCCACCGAGCTGTTTGTCAAAG AGTTGCCAGTTAAGATCGTTAGAGGTATTGAGGCGGTGAAGACGACAGTGAATGAGAGGATCGAGCTGGAGTGTGAGGTGTCAGAGGAGGGTGCTCAGGTCAAATG GATGAAGAACGGTGTCGAGGTTCCCACAGGAGTGCGCTCCAGATACCGAGTGAAGTCTGAGGGAACCAAACACTTCTTGGTGATCGATGACGCCTCCAGAGAGGACACTGGGACATACTCCATCATGGCCACCGGGGGCACATCTGAGGCTCACGTAAAAGTCGACT TGAAACCACTGAAGATCTTCCAGGATCTGCAGGACATCACAGTGAAGCTGGGTCAACCAATCAAAATGCACTGCGAGATCTTCCCCGGCAACATCCCAGGCCGCTGGTACAGGAATGGACAGCTGATCCAGCCCAACGACCGCATCAACATCATCCAAAGAAATAA GGTCCACCGACTTGAAATTGGGACTTGCTCTCTCCACGATGCAGGAGATTACACCTTTGTACCTGAGGGATATTCACAGAGCCTCTCTGCCAAAATTCACATCATTG ACCCTCCGAGAGTGCACTTGGACAGCTTGAACTTACCAGAAAACACCATGACAATTGTGGCAGGGAACAAACTTCGCTTGGAGATCCCCATCACTGGAGAACCAGTGCCCAGAGTGGTGTGGATGAAGGGAGAGCGG GTCATTCTGGAGTCAGGCAACCGTGTCCGAGCTGAAACTTACGGTGATCAGACCAGCCTTACAATCGACatcacagagagggaggacacagGGAAATACAAGATCGTCCTGCAGAATGAGGCCGGTGAGGCCACGGCCAGCATCAAGATCAAGGTTGTAG ACATTCCTGACCCTCCAGAGGCTCCCATGGTTCCAGTAGTTGGGGGTGATTGGTGCTCTATGACATGGGAACCACCGAAATATGATGGGGGTTCGCCAATATTAG GCTACTTCAtcgagagaaagaagaaacagagcTCCAGATGGATGAGACTGAACTTCGACCTGATCAAAGAACTATTATTCGAACCCAAGAAGATGATTGAAGGCGTGCCGTATGAAGTGCGGATCTTTGCGGTCAATGCTATCGGCGTGTCTAAGCCCAGTGAACCATCCAAAGCCTTCACTCCCCTCG CTGTGACCAGTGAGCCCACCATGCTGGTTGTGGATGATGTCACAGACACCTCAGTAACTGTAAAGTGGCGTCCTCCTGAGACCATCGGAGCTGCCGGTCTGGATGGATACTTGGTGGAGTACTGCATAGAAGGAA CTGATGATTGGGTAACATCCAACAATGAGCTGACAGAGAAAACGAAGCACACCATCACTGGACTCattccaggcaccaaaatcttAGTTCGAGTCAAGGCCATGAACGCTGCAGGTTCGAGCACTCCCCGGACCCTTCAGCACTCCGTCATGGTCAAAGAGGTTATTG AACCCCCCAAGATCCGGGTCCCCCGCCACTTGAAGCAGACGTACACTCGTAGAGTCGGAGAAGCGGTCAACCTTGTGGTGCCATTTATG GGCAAACCCAGGCCAAAGGTCCTGTGGTTGAAGGACGGGAAGCCCATAGAGCCTTCCCACGTCAACATCCGGAACACAGACTGCGACAGCATCATCTTCATCCGTAAGGCAGAGCGCAGTCACTCTGGGAAGTACGAGATGGCAGTGCAGGTTGACAACCACGTGGACACAGCCATTATTGACATTCAAATCATAG ACCTTCCTGGACCTCCCCAGTGCGTCACAATTGAAGATGTATGGGGAGGAAATGTGGCTTTGGTGTGGACTCAACCAAAAGACAACGGCAACGCCCCAATCATAGGCTACACCATTCAAAAAGCAGACAAGAAGACAATG GAGTGGTTCACGTGCATCGAGCACTACCATCGCACCTGCATCACCATCACAGAGCTGGTGGTCGGGAACGAGTACTTCTTCAGGATCTACTCAGAGAATATGTGCGGCCTGAGCGAGGCCGCCACCCAAACCAAAAAGAGCGCCCTCATCATGAAAGAAG GCTTGCAGGTGAAGACGCCCGAGTACAACGACCACGACTTCAAGGAGGCGCCAAAGTTCACGCAGCCGCTGATCAACACTGCTGCCGTCGCGGGCTACAATGCTACTCTGAACTGTAGTGTCCGTGCCAACCCAAGG CCCAAAGTCATCTGGATGAAGAATAAGATCATGATTGTCGACGACCCGCGCTACCGCATGTTTAGCAACCAGGGAGTATGTACCCTGGAGATCAGAAAGCCCAGCCCCTATGACGGTGGCCTGTACACCTGCAAGGCCATCAACGACCTGGGAGAGGCCCAAGTGGAGTGCAagctggaggtcaaag GGGGCTTCACCTTCTACGAACTCATGCAACGCGGCGTGCCCCTCAACCTGATTGACAAGTACATGAGCGAGGTGAAGGTTGTCGAGCAggagaagtaa
- the mybpc1 gene encoding myosin-binding protein C, slow-type isoform X7 — MPEPTKKDEMPNGQPEESVAPESNGAPMPLPEISLEVSPPPEAVAEGQEPVETVGKMPEPPEPEPLQAVEAQEQSPTENGSNQPQPGGVGVTEQAEAANSAVKEEPGPCSPPQLEDANSVKKLSVDLPNDSVPVSAMGRKDSVWSLGEGQNPDELDKPVVTPPLSTLLTEKPQGGTIPVGADISFVAKVECKDLLRKPTIKWFKGKWMDLASKTGKHLQLKETFDRLTKIHTFEMHIIKAKENYAGNYRCEVTYKDKFDSCSFDLEIKEAEQGSQNIDIRSAFKRSSEGQEDAGELDFSGLLKHRNQREPKQQDDTPEVDVWDILKNARPDEYEKIAFMYGITDLRGLLRRMKKIPREEKKSEAFAKKLDPAYQADKGGKIRLVVDLADPTVDLKWYKNGQEIRPTPNQRKYIFEQKGTLRIMVINNCSLNDDAAYSVAAGDEKCSTELFVKELPVKIVRGIEAVKTTVNERIELECEVSEEGAQVKWMKNGVEVPTGVRSRYRVKSEGTKHFLVIDDASREDTGTYSIMATGGTSEAHVKVDLKPLKIFQDLQDITVKLGQPIKMHCEIFPGNIPGRWYRNGQLIQPNDRINIIQRNKVHRLEIGTCSLHDAGDYTFVPEGYSQSLSAKIHIIDPPRVHLDSLNLPENTMTIVAGNKLRLEIPITGEPVPRVVWMKGERVILESGNRVRAETYGDQTSLTIDITEREDTGKYKIVLQNEAGEATASIKIKVVDIPDPPEAPMVPVVGGDWCSMTWEPPKYDGGSPILGYFIERKKKQSSRWMRLNFDLIKELLFEPKKMIEGVPYEVRIFAVNAIGVSKPSEPSKAFTPLAVTSEPTMLVVDDVTDTSVTVKWRPPETIGAAGLDGYLVEYCIEGTDDWVTSNNELTEKTKHTITGLIPGTKILVRVKAMNAAGSSTPRTLQHSVMVKEVIEPPKIRVPRHLKQTYTRRVGEAVNLVVPFMGKPRPKVLWLKDGKPIEPSHVNIRNTDCDSIIFIRKAERSHSGKYEMAVQVDNHVDTAIIDIQIIDLPGPPQCVTIEDVWGGNVALVWTQPKDNGNAPIIGYTIQKADKKTMEWFTCIEHYHRTCITITELVVGNEYFFRIYSENMCGLSEAATQTKKSALIMKEGLQVKTPEYNDHDFKEAPKFTQPLINTAAVAGYNATLNCSVRANPRPKVIWMKNKIMIVDDPRYRMFSNQGVCTLEIRKPSPYDGGLYTCKAINDLGEAQVECKLEVKGGFTFYELMQRGVPLNLIDKYMSEVKVVEQEK; from the exons ATGCCAGAGCCCACAAAGAAAG atGAGATGCCAAACGGCCAGCCAGAAG AAAGTGTTGCCCCAGAAAGTAACGGCGCTCCGATGCCGCTACCTGAGATTTCCCTTGAGGTTTCTCCCCCGCCAG AGGCGGTAGCAGAGGGGCAAGAGCCAGTAGAGACTGTTGGGAAGATGCCAGAGCCCCCAGAGCCTGAGCCGTTACAGGCTGTGGAGGCTCAGGAGCAGAGTCCCACTGAGAATGGCTCAAACCAACCACAGCCTGGTGGGGTTGGGGTGACAGAGCAAGCAGAGGCCGCTAACTCGGCTGTAAAGGAAGAGCCGGGCCCTTGCTCTCCCCCACAACTTG AGGATGCCAATTCAGTCAAGAAACTCTCAGTTGATCTGCCTA ATGATAGCGTCCCTGTGTCAGCCATGGGGAGAAAAGACTCAG TGTGGTCTCTGGGAGAAGGCCAGAACCCGGATGAACTGGACAAGCCCGTTGTCACCCCGCCGCTGTCCACCCTGCTGACAGAGAAACCTCAAGGTGGCACCATCCCAGTGG GGGCCGACATCAGCTTCGTGGCCAAGGTGGAGTGCAAAGACCTCCTCCGCAAACCCACCATCAAGTGGTTCAAAGGAAAATGGATGGATCTGGCCAGCAAAACAGGGAAGCACCTGCAGCTGAAAGAGACCTTTGACCGACTCACCAAG ATCCACACATTTGAGATGCACATCATCAAGGCCAAAGAGAACTATGCCGGGAACTACAGGTGCGAGGTCACCTACAAGGACAAGTTTGACAGCTGCTCCTTTGACCTGGAAATTAAAG AAGCTGAGCAGGGCTCACAGAATATTGATATCCGATCAGCTTTCAAAAGAAG CAGTGAAGGACAAGAGGATGCAGGCGAGCTTGACTTTAGTGGTCTCCTTAAACATAG AAATCAAAG GGAGCCGAAACAGCAGGACGACACCCCAGAGGTGGATGTGTGGGATATCCTGAAGAACGCCCGGCCTGACGAGTACGAGAAGATCGCCTTCATGTACGGCATCACAGATCTGAGGGGTCtgctgaggaggatgaagaagatcccgagagaggagaagaagagcgaAG cTTTTGCAAAGAAGCTGGACCCGGCTTACCAGGCGGATAAAGGTGGGAAGATCCGCCTGGTGGTCGACCTCGCCGACCCCACTGTCGATCTGAAGTGGTACAAGAACGGACAGGAAATCAGGCCCACTCCCAA TCAAAGGAA GTATATTTTTGAGCAAAAGGGAACACTGAGGATTATGGTCATCAACAACTGCAGCCTGAACGACGACGCAGCCTAttctgtggctgcaggagaCGAGAAGTGCTCCACCGAGCTGTTTGTCAAAG AGTTGCCAGTTAAGATCGTTAGAGGTATTGAGGCGGTGAAGACGACAGTGAATGAGAGGATCGAGCTGGAGTGTGAGGTGTCAGAGGAGGGTGCTCAGGTCAAATG GATGAAGAACGGTGTCGAGGTTCCCACAGGAGTGCGCTCCAGATACCGAGTGAAGTCTGAGGGAACCAAACACTTCTTGGTGATCGATGACGCCTCCAGAGAGGACACTGGGACATACTCCATCATGGCCACCGGGGGCACATCTGAGGCTCACGTAAAAGTCGACT TGAAACCACTGAAGATCTTCCAGGATCTGCAGGACATCACAGTGAAGCTGGGTCAACCAATCAAAATGCACTGCGAGATCTTCCCCGGCAACATCCCAGGCCGCTGGTACAGGAATGGACAGCTGATCCAGCCCAACGACCGCATCAACATCATCCAAAGAAATAA GGTCCACCGACTTGAAATTGGGACTTGCTCTCTCCACGATGCAGGAGATTACACCTTTGTACCTGAGGGATATTCACAGAGCCTCTCTGCCAAAATTCACATCATTG ACCCTCCGAGAGTGCACTTGGACAGCTTGAACTTACCAGAAAACACCATGACAATTGTGGCAGGGAACAAACTTCGCTTGGAGATCCCCATCACTGGAGAACCAGTGCCCAGAGTGGTGTGGATGAAGGGAGAGCGG GTCATTCTGGAGTCAGGCAACCGTGTCCGAGCTGAAACTTACGGTGATCAGACCAGCCTTACAATCGACatcacagagagggaggacacagGGAAATACAAGATCGTCCTGCAGAATGAGGCCGGTGAGGCCACGGCCAGCATCAAGATCAAGGTTGTAG ACATTCCTGACCCTCCAGAGGCTCCCATGGTTCCAGTAGTTGGGGGTGATTGGTGCTCTATGACATGGGAACCACCGAAATATGATGGGGGTTCGCCAATATTAG GCTACTTCAtcgagagaaagaagaaacagagcTCCAGATGGATGAGACTGAACTTCGACCTGATCAAAGAACTATTATTCGAACCCAAGAAGATGATTGAAGGCGTGCCGTATGAAGTGCGGATCTTTGCGGTCAATGCTATCGGCGTGTCTAAGCCCAGTGAACCATCCAAAGCCTTCACTCCCCTCG CTGTGACCAGTGAGCCCACCATGCTGGTTGTGGATGATGTCACAGACACCTCAGTAACTGTAAAGTGGCGTCCTCCTGAGACCATCGGAGCTGCCGGTCTGGATGGATACTTGGTGGAGTACTGCATAGAAGGAA CTGATGATTGGGTAACATCCAACAATGAGCTGACAGAGAAAACGAAGCACACCATCACTGGACTCattccaggcaccaaaatcttAGTTCGAGTCAAGGCCATGAACGCTGCAGGTTCGAGCACTCCCCGGACCCTTCAGCACTCCGTCATGGTCAAAGAGGTTATTG AACCCCCCAAGATCCGGGTCCCCCGCCACTTGAAGCAGACGTACACTCGTAGAGTCGGAGAAGCGGTCAACCTTGTGGTGCCATTTATG GGCAAACCCAGGCCAAAGGTCCTGTGGTTGAAGGACGGGAAGCCCATAGAGCCTTCCCACGTCAACATCCGGAACACAGACTGCGACAGCATCATCTTCATCCGTAAGGCAGAGCGCAGTCACTCTGGGAAGTACGAGATGGCAGTGCAGGTTGACAACCACGTGGACACAGCCATTATTGACATTCAAATCATAG ACCTTCCTGGACCTCCCCAGTGCGTCACAATTGAAGATGTATGGGGAGGAAATGTGGCTTTGGTGTGGACTCAACCAAAAGACAACGGCAACGCCCCAATCATAGGCTACACCATTCAAAAAGCAGACAAGAAGACAATG GAGTGGTTCACGTGCATCGAGCACTACCATCGCACCTGCATCACCATCACAGAGCTGGTGGTCGGGAACGAGTACTTCTTCAGGATCTACTCAGAGAATATGTGCGGCCTGAGCGAGGCCGCCACCCAAACCAAAAAGAGCGCCCTCATCATGAAAGAAG GCTTGCAGGTGAAGACGCCCGAGTACAACGACCACGACTTCAAGGAGGCGCCAAAGTTCACGCAGCCGCTGATCAACACTGCTGCCGTCGCGGGCTACAATGCTACTCTGAACTGTAGTGTCCGTGCCAACCCAAGG CCCAAAGTCATCTGGATGAAGAATAAGATCATGATTGTCGACGACCCGCGCTACCGCATGTTTAGCAACCAGGGAGTATGTACCCTGGAGATCAGAAAGCCCAGCCCCTATGACGGTGGCCTGTACACCTGCAAGGCCATCAACGACCTGGGAGAGGCCCAAGTGGAGTGCAagctggaggtcaaag GGGGCTTCACCTTCTACGAACTCATGCAACGCGGCGTGCCCCTCAACCTGATTGACAAGTACATGAGCGAGGTGAAGGTTGTCGAGCAggagaagtaa